In Eleginops maclovinus isolate JMC-PN-2008 ecotype Puerto Natales chromosome 10, JC_Emac_rtc_rv5, whole genome shotgun sequence, the following proteins share a genomic window:
- the LOC134870494 gene encoding zinc finger MYM-type protein 6-like has protein sequence MCRAMVSEECANKLKTIPLSDNTIGRRIGEMANDVKDQLMAKLQTVLFSLQIDETTDVTNDAQLLTFVRYEDSGTMCEEFLFCKPLPGRTTGVEIFKALDDFFTEHNISWQRCVALCSDGARAMSGSKTGLFAHVRRVAPGVIWTHCLIHREALASKDLSVELSGVFDVVVKTVNFIKRNALNTRLFSSLCHDLGSEHSSLLYHSEVRWLSRGAVLARVFELRGAIYEFLCEKHSDLASNFNDSYWLTKLAYLTYVFAELNKLNSSMQGRDANVMQLYEKLDAFVKKMSKWIERVESNNLAMFPSVEEYPDSTDINDTICEHLRKLVRQFAKYFTDSEEWRRDSKWILLPFSDDASVGSSLTAVEEDKLIEMSTDSVRRHMYDTQPLVKFWISCQTEFPQLAAKAMRCLLPFPTTYLCESGFSTLAYLKNKYRARLDPENDMRLSLSTISPRIDRLCGLHHAQISH, from the coding sequence atgtgcagagctatggtaagcgaagaatgtgccaacaaattaaaaactattccgttgtcagacaacacaatcggaagacgaattggggaaatggcaaatgatgtcaaagaccagctgatggcaaaacttcagacagttctgttttcccttcaaatcgacgagacgacagatgttactaatgatgcgcaactgttaacatttgtgcgatacgaggacagtggcactatgtgcgaggaatttcttttttgcaaaccactgcccgggcgaactaccggtgtagaaatatttaaagcactggacgattttttcacggagcacaatatctcgtggcagaggtgcgttgcattatgcagcgatggggcccgagccatgagtggcagcaagactggactgtttgcgcatgtaaggagggtggctccgggggtaatttggacacactgcctgattcatagagaggctctcgcctccaaagatctcagtgttgagctcagtggtgtgtttgatgtcgttgtcaagacggtcaacttcataaaacgaaacgcattgaatacacgcctgttttcatccctatgccatgacttgggaagtgaacacagctctctcctttatcattcagaggtgcgttggctgtctcgcggcgctgtgctcgcccgtgtgtttgaactacgcggagctatctacgagttcttgtgcgagaagcattctgatctggcttccaatttcaacgatagttactggttaactaagctggcgtacctcacatatgtttttgcagagctgaacaagttgaacagctccatgcaagggagagatgcaaacgtcatgcagctctacgagaagctcgacgcatttgtgaaaaaaatgtcaaagtggatcgaacgagtggagagcaataacttggcgatgtttccttcagttgaggaataccctgacagcactgacatcaacgacactatatgtgagcatttgaggaagcttgtgcgtcaattcgcaaagtacttcactgattcggaagagtggcgccgtgacagcaagtggatcctgctcccattcagtgacgatgcatcagtagggtcaagtctgacggctgtggaagaggataagctgattgagatgtccacagactctgtcaggaggcatatgtacgacacacagccccttgttaaattctggataagttgccagacagaatttccacagcttgctgcaaaagcaatgaggtgtcttttgccctttccaaccacatacctgtgtgagagtggtttttctacactggcgtacttaaagaataagtacagggctaggcttgatccagagaatgacatgagactgtctctgtctaccatttcgccacgaatagacaggctgtgtggacttcaccacgcccagatatcacactga